In Musa acuminata AAA Group cultivar baxijiao chromosome BXJ2-3, Cavendish_Baxijiao_AAA, whole genome shotgun sequence, the following proteins share a genomic window:
- the LOC135606779 gene encoding sucrose synthase 2-like: MSQRTLTRAHSVRERIGDSLSSHPNELVALFSRFVHQGKGMLQPHQLLAEYGAVFSEADREKLKDGAFEDVIQAAQEAIVIPPWVALAIRPRPGVWEYVRVNISELAVEELTVPEYLQFKEELADGSSQNSNFVLELDFEPFNASFPRPSLSKSIGNGVQFLNRHLSSKLFQDKESLYPLLNFLRKHNYKGMSMMLNDRIQSLSALRAALRKAEQHLLSIPSKTPYSEFNHRFQELGLEKGWGDTARRVYENIHLLLDLLEAPDPTTLENFLGIIPMMFNVVILSPHGYFAQANVLGYPDTGGQVVYILDQVRALENEMLLRIKRQGLHITPRILIVTRLLPDAVGTTCGQRLEKVLGTEHTHILRVPFRTENGIVRKWISRFEVWPYLETYTEDVANELAAELQATPDLIIGNYSDGNLVSTLLAHKLGVTQCTIAHALEKTKYPNSDIYWKKFENQYHFSCQFTADLIAMNHADFIITSTFQEIAGSKDTVGQYESHTAFTLPGLYRVVHGIDVFDPKFNIVSPGADMTIYFPYTEKQKRLTSLHPEIEELLFNPKDNTEHKGVLNDTKKPIIFSMARLDRVKNLTGLVEFYGKNDRLKELVNLVVVGGDHGKESKDREEQAEFKKMYSLIEKYNLHGHIRWISAQMNRVRNGELYRYIADSRGAFVQPAFYEAFGLTVIESMTCGLPTFATVHGGPGEIIVDGVSGFHIDPYQGDKAANIILNFFGKCKEDPTYWDKISQGGLRRIEEKYTWKLYSERLMTLSGVYGFWKYVSNLDRRETRRYLEMFYALKYRNLAESVPLAADGEAAFNGAK; encoded by the exons ATGTCTCAACGCACCTTGACCCGTGCTCACAGTGTTCGGGAACGCATTGGCgattctctttcttcccatccAAACGAACTGGTGGCTCTGTTCTCGAG GTTTGTTCATCAGGGAAAGGGTATGCTGCAACCTCATCAGTTGTTGGCTGAATACGGAGCTGTGTTTTCTGAAGCAGATAGGGAAAAGCTCAAGGATGGGGCCTTTGAGGATGTAATACAAGCGGCGCAG GAAGCCATAGTTATTCCTCCATGGGTTGCTTTAGCTATTCGTCCGAGGCCTGGAGTCTGGGAATATGTCCGGGTCAATATCAGTGAGCTTGCCGTGGAAGAATTGACTGTACCCGAGTACCTGCAATTCAAGGAAGAACTTGCTGATGGAAG TTCGCAAAATAGTAACTTTGTGCTGGAGTTGGATTTTGAACCCTTCAATGCTTCCTTTCCTCGTCCCTCACTATCGAAATCCATTGGAAATGGGGTGCAGTTTCTGAACCGTCATCTTTCTTCGAAGTTGTTCCAAGACAAAGAAAGCTTGTACCCCTTGCTTAATTTCCTCAGGAAGCATAACTACAAGGGCATG TCTATGATGCTGAATGATAGAATACAAAGCCTCAGTGCCCTCCGAGCTGCACTAAGGAAGGCAGAGCAACATTTATTGAGTATCCCATCGAAAACGCCATACTCAGAATTCAACCACAG ATTTCAAGAACTTGGCTTGGAAAAGGGTTGGGGCGACACAGCTCGGCGTGTATATGAGAACATCCATCTACTGCTAGATCTTCTTGAGGCCCCTGACCCAACCACCTTGGAAAATTTCCTTGGAATAATTCCTATGATGTTCAACGTCGTGATCCTTTCTCCGCATGGCTACTTTGCCCAGGCTAATGTCTTGGGTTATCCGGACACCGGTGGTCAG GTTGTTTACATCTTGGATCAAGTCCGTGCTCTAGAAAACGAGATGCTTTTGAGGATCAAGCGTCAAGGGCTACATATCACACCTCGAATTCTTATT GTTACCAGATTGCTTCCTGATGCAGTAGGCACTACTTGCGGGCAGAGACTTGAGAAGGTCCTTGGAACTGAGCACACTCATATTCTTCGAGTTCCATTTAGAACAGAGAACGGAATTGTCCGCAAATGGATCTCCCGTTTTGAAGTATGGCCTTACCTCGAGACCTATACTGAG GACGTTGCGAATGAGTTGGCAGCTGAACTGCAGGCCACTCCTGATCTAATCATCGGAAACTACAGTGATGGGAATCTCGTATCAACTTTGTTAGCGCATAAATTGGGAGTAACCCAG TGCACCATTGCGCATGCGCTGGAGAAAACAAAGTATCCTAACTCAGACATCTACTGGAAGAAGTTCGAGAATCAGTATCATTTCTCATGCCAATTCACAGCTGACTTAATTGCGATGAATCATGCTGATTTTATCATCACTAGCACCTTCCAGGAGATTGCTGGAAG CAAGGACACCGTGGGGCAGTATGAGTCTCACACTGCCTTTACTCTTCCTGGACTCTACCGGGTTGTTCATGGAATTGATGTCTTCGACCCGAAGTTCAACATTGTCTCTCCTGGGGCTGATATGACTATTTACTTCCCATACACCGAGAAGCAAAAGAGACTCACTTCACTGCACCCAGAGATCGAGGAGCTGCTATTCAATCCTAAAGATAACACCGAGCACAA GGGTGTGCTGAATGACACCAAGAAACCCATCATATTCTCCATGGCAAGACTGGACCGTGTGAAGAACTTAACAGGCCTGGTCGAGTTTTATGGCAAGAATGATCGCTTGAAGGAGCTGGTGAACCTTGTGGTGGTTGGCGGCGACCACGGGAAAGAATCAAAGGATCGTGAAGAACAAGCAGAGTTTAAGAAGATGTACAGTCTCATTGAAAAGTACAATTTGCATGGGCATATTCGTTGGATCTCTGCCCAAATGAACCGGGTTCGCAATGGCGAGCTCTACAGATACATTGCCGACTCAAGAGGAGCTTTCGTTCAA CCGGCCTTCTACGAAGCCTTTGGACTCACTGTTATCGAGTCCATGACATGTGGCCTGCCAACATTCGCAACTGTTCACGGAGGACCCGGTGAAATTATCGTAGATGGGGTTTCCGGCTTCCACATCGATCCTTACCAGGGTGACAAAGCTGCTAATATCATCTTAAATTTCTTTGGGAAGTGCAAGGAAGACCCAACCTACTGGGACAAGATTTCCCAAGGAGGGCTGCGGAGGATCGAAGAGAA GTATACCTGGAAGCTCTACTCTGAGAGGCTGATGACACTGTCGGGAGTTTATGGCTTCTGGAAGTATGTGTCCAACCTGGATAGGCGCGAGACTCGCCGTTACCTTGAGATGTTCTATGCCCTCAAATATCGCAATTTG GCCGAGTCTGTACCCCTGGCAGCTGATGGAGAAGCTGCATTTAATGGCGCTAAGTAG